The genomic DNA CCATCCAGGCTCTCGGAGTCGAACGGCGGCGTCTTTACGTTTTCCTATCTCTATGCCGCACTTGGCCTGAGCAGCCTCCTCTCTTTGCTTCTCTCCGCAGAGAGCAAGCTCTGTAAATGAGAGCGAATCCAGCCATCCTCGGggcatagcagtggggaacagcagggcgggttgacagctatggcatggCCTGTTAACTTAGGCTGCAGTTGTGCTTGAAAGGTTATGCTCATATAAAAAGGCATATAATTCAGGTGGGGGGGGAGTCTTCCGtattacagtacagtatatgatCTATAGTCAAAGAATGTACAGTATTGTGAAGAAAGACACGGccgcttaattttttttaaaatgtaaaacattttACTCTGGAGTAAACAAACGACGTAATTCAAAGCAAAGGAGGGTTCACTAGCACTTAATCTTGAAATTCTATTTTCAGTGTAGATGGGGCAACAAGTACACCAGGCCACTGAACTTTGCCGCTTTCTACTTACCTAGAATGATTTCAGCTTTGGTGAGaacatgtacagtggaaccttggttctcaaacgacttagttgacgaacaaaaaGGAACCCGAACGCAGCACAcgcagaagtaaatgttccggtttgtgaacttttttcagaagcctaATGCTTTCATTCTGAGTGGTTCTGTTGAGGGACCCGCGCAACACGctggtgatatttggagcttatatttggcaATTTTGTTTCTGCAACTTATTTGGCGGTTTTGTCGCTGCGAGtattttggttaatttgtttttgtgactctgtggaacccagttcagctactgtaTTTTCAGGAGCACTCTTGCAATTTGATTGTGTGGCACTGCGAAAATGGATAAAAGTTGCAAAGGCAAGAGAACCATTAAGAGAGCAACAATAGAGGTGAAGAAGCAAATTATTTCCAAGCATGAAAGTGGTGTCCGTGTAAGTGATCTGGCAACGCAGTTTGGTATGGCCAAATCTACAATTTGTACCATCTTAAAAAATAAGGAAGCCATTAAAGGAGCCAATGTTGCAAAAGGTGTTAAAACACTCACAAGGCAACGAACACAGACAATTGAAGAAGTGGAAAAATTGCTTTTAATATggataaaagaaaaacagttgGCCGGTGACAGCATTTCTGAGAGCATAATTTGTGAAAAAGCTTTACATCTACATGCAGAACTCATCAGAAACACCCCTGGAACAAGTGCCGAGGGTGAGATTTTCAAGGCAAGTAGAGGTTGGTTTGATAATTTTAAGAGGAGAAGTGGCATACACAGTGTGGTGAGACATGGTGAAGCTGCCAGTGCCAACAAATTAGTTGCTGACCGATTTGTTTTGGATTTTAAAGATTATGTTGAGTCACAGGGTTTCATTCCCCAACAAGTTTTCAACTGTGATGAGACAGGCCTCTTTCGGAAGAAAATGCCAAAGAGGACCTACATAACAAAGGAGGAGAAATCATTGCAAGTGAATAGTGATGATGTGGAGGAGTTAGTGGAGGACCACAAGACTGAGCTCACCACAGAAGAACTCCAAAACATCCCGACGGAGCAGCAACAGGCGGCAACTGAGGAAATATCTTtggaggagagcagagaaattGTATCTACTGCACTGATCAAAGAGATGTGTGCAAAATGGGCTGAAGTGCAAAGTTTTGTTGAAAAATATCACCCTGATAAAGCTGCTGTAAGCCATGCCACCAACACTTTCAATGATAATGCTATTTCTCACTTTAGACAAATTTTAAAACATCGGCAAAAGCAAATATCAACTGGAAAAAAATTAGTGAGGAAAAGAATCAGCGGGTCTGAACCAGGTGTCAGTGGTGTAAAAAAAGCAAGGGAAGGAACAGCAGGAGAGGAGTCACTTACTGCTATTATGGAAGAGGACCCTGACCcctcatccaaacaatgactatcatcagtgaaGGTAAGGAAAaaattacattttcattttttatctacaatactgttttgtttattttacagtatagcacattgtttattactttcattttatggatcaattgttgtttttaaaagtctggaacagattaatccttttttcattattttctatgggaaagtgcaccttggttttcgaatgttttggaagtcaaacagattaagtttgagaaccaaggtaccactgtatattcaaatCAATGGCCCCGTCATGGGCTCCCACATGActccacagtatgccaacatttTCATGACTGGTTAGAACAACACTTAGCTGCTGTCTCCAAAAAGTCTCACTTCTACCCAAGATACATGGATTCCATCTTTATCACCTCATCAGGAGGCACTTAGTGCAGTTTCTATAAGGCTTCAAAAAATTCCACTGTGCCAACAACCTAAGACTAAGCCAGTCTTTGCAAGCAGTTCAGTTTCTGGACACTGCAAAATAGCGCGactttctgcagttcctttccttctgacctcactgtttacaattcCCTACTCCCTTCACTATGTGTATATATAGCTGCCACTCAGAAAAACGCTTCATACGTTTGATGGCGTGGACTGTAGCTCATAAAATCTTAAtgcatttgttagtctttaaggtgccacaagactcacttttgttttctttataatCTATTGCTATCAAAGATGGCAAACCTGGGGATAATTTGTGCTTAAATTTATGCCACACAGAATGCATATTTCTCTCACATGGATTTGATTTGGCTTCTTTTAGAATTATAGTCCAGCTGCGTTTTATCAGTGTGGACATCCTAATCTTTGTCATACCCTAAAAGCTGCCAGAGCTGTTTTGACATGCCCTATAAACAGGCAGATATTAAACTTATTGCTTTTGTACATTTGCACCCTCAGACAAATGAGAAAGCTTTATTAGAACTCCATTCTGGCACCCACACTAATTACTTTTCTTTCTATGGGTATTAAAAGTGGCAGACTGAGCTTTATGATAATGATCATATTTAAAGCAAGTGTAAACATGTTCATTCAATTTTCCCTGGTTCATGCACTGTCCTATTCATTTATTGTCAGGAAAACAACTATGCCTCATTGTTCCAAAGCGAGCAAATCTGGAATTTGGGATACTAACAAGGTTGGCATTTGCTGAATCAGCATCGACATTTCTTGTCACTCAGCCATCCAATCAAAAAACAGTTCCAGAACAAAAATGGATAAAGGAATGAAGTCCGCTGGAGGGCAGAGAAAATCCTGATGCTtattgtcaatttgagcatatcCAAAAACATTCAATGCCCAGTTTAAATGTGAGTAACACTGTTAGAACAGTCACTCGAATaacacaaatggagtccagagagaaaagaaattggTAATACTTTACTAGGGGAAACTGAACTATACAGAAATATACAGAGAAGTTTCTTAATTCAGATCTAGTACACAGGGAGGCATACAATTACACAGAGGAGGAAACACCTTTGGACCTAACCAGCCAATCAGAGCTTGAGATACCACAGCAAGGATTGTGCCAATCTcactggttgctaggcaacaacACCCGCTCTAGGTTGGCTAACTGAACAATTAACCCTTTGGTTGctaactgaatgatccctgctgttgcacttctaAGAAATGCAATCTTGTAAAAAGCCATgaaattctgggcattgtagtttgttaaggttgctggtgATGTTAGCTCTCTGAGAGgtaaaactacagtgcccagaattctttgagagaaagaacgtgtttcaaatgtgctttaaagttatagTGTGTGCACATCTTAGATTATTATGAATATATCCTCTTATTCTATAATACAATTCAAGGCCAGTCATAGGAGATCCCTTTAtaataggggtggggaacctatggcccttcaactctcatcagtctaagccagcatggccaatgtttagGGATAAGAGCTTGTTCACAGAGCAGAGCAAGGGAGGTGTGCAGAAGTCagcaagttccccattcctgccttgTAGGTGGTGTTTTGCCCCAGGCCTGAGATTTACCACCCAGTTTTTAGATTGTACACCTGCCCTGGTCTGCTCTGTGAACAAGCTGCAATCAGTACAGGAATcagatgtgtttcaaatgtgcttgacatttaaaaacaaaacaaaacattctagAAGTCTTATTTATTGCAAGTATTGCAATAATTAGAACAATTAGATAAACAGCCTCTCGTTTGCAGAAGTTAATGGGCGTCTACAGAAATGTGATCATGATTAGGTCTGTGGTTTCAATAAGATTActctaacataatgcattttgataACCTTTGATGGTGGTTGGATTTTAAGACATTTGAGGGCTTATACTGTTTTCGTTAATGTAAGGTTTTAAATTTCTACAGTAAAGGTGAAAGAGTTCTGCACTTTGTGTTCAGTTATGTTTGCGTTGCATGTAAAAGGTTTCTGGCAGAACATAAACGACTGTTGTGTCTTAACAGCTTTACACAAACTGGTGCCATGTCTAGCCTTGAACTGGCACTAAGTACTTGAAGGGGGGGAACCGACACCCCAAAGGTGGAGGACTTTGAGGTCCATGCTGGATCGCCTGGAATGAGTGCTGAGGATCCCCTTGACAGGCTGTCTGGTGGGAAACTGTCTGAAGAACCCTTTGAGCTGTCAGAGGAAGAGACTGAGCCAGCCCTCAGTCCTGAATAACTCTGGCACCAATTGGCCTGGGCACGGACTGAAGAGCAATGACATAGCATGGGTCTGCAGACGCAGACGTTGTACATGGTAAGCAATTGTTGGAACTCCTTTACTACCAGCAGCTGGGGTTAGGGTGTTATGTATGAGGCCACAGTATATAAGGTCTTACACATTAGCCTTTTAGTTGCAGGAAACAACACAGATATCTCTTCTTGTTTGTGGGATCCTTAGTCCTGCTTCCAATTCCCTCACCTTGCTGAATTCACTGTGATGTTCAACTTGGGTGTACTTTTGGATCACATTTTGGACCTAGTCTGATTCTCTGTGGCTCAAGACCATAGCCCCCTGAGGGCATGCCCTGCAGCATGACAATTGTTTCATTTAACCAGTGTCCTTAGTAATTCATATCTATCCATTGGTATGTTGCAAATGCCACCACTATTGCATCATCTGGTGTTAAACAGTGACCAGCATCACATGCTCTTTGACCTGATATAACAGTTCCTTGAGATAGTCACAGAAGGAAAcgtttgcagtgcaatcctgtacaattCAACTCAGAAATATGCCTCATtgcgttcagtggggcttacaggTAAAGGTCTATAGGAGAGCAGCCTCATTTAACTAAACTTTAATTCATaaagtaacacccctccccaaaaagcccCCTAGGTTTCAAAACTTATTTGTTCATTGTCAGTTCTTTTTCACATTGTTTTCTGTGGCAACTTCTTATTTAATTCTACAGAAGTGCAATCAAGGTTATGGTTTGAAGGAATGTAGGGCGATCATCTTGCTGAAACTAAACTGGTGGGGGTCCAGCCAGCACCTACATGAGAGATTTCATGCAGCTTAAGACTCTGACTCAAAGAACATCACCCCCAGAAAAGACATTTATCTATTGTAAAGGTATTTTACCAAACTAATAAGACAATTGATAACATCCCCCCTTAAAACACTTTGCTTTTACACTGAAAACAcccgttttatttatttgttgagcCACAGTTTATGTGGTTTGTCATATGAAAACATTCATCATCGTTTCATAATTACAGTCGCTATGAAGAGGCTGCCAAGAAATGCTTTATTGGTTGCAGGGGCTCATGAGAGCAGCATACCTTGTGGACTGGCATGGAAAGTATGCCAATCTCAAGGAAGCCACCAGGAATGtgcaaggaagcagcagcaacctcaCAGCAACCAAGCATGAGTACTGGTTATATAATGCATAAAAAGGCCATAAttacttgttttttaaagtctgttatTTTATTGGTATTCTCTTATGAATGTTTTACATCactttatgtaaactgcttagagttgTTTTGGTTAGGTGGCATACAATCGTTAAATAAATGTATGAATTTAAGCGAGGCCTATCAGGACTTGTATACTGAAGCCGTTTAAAACAATGGAAACATGCAATGTATTTTGCTCAGTGTGGCTGTTCTTATTTGTTCCTTTGtcaatttttattgtatttcgTGTTTCTCATGTTACTGTAGTCACATTGGATCGTACAAGGAAAAGTAGGATATTAATATTTGAAATACTGTACATACATGCAGTGACTATGACCACCAGGTTGAATCATGGCTAAGAAACACAGGCCTTTCGCCAGTCCCTGGTGTTTAGGTGGGGACAGAGTTTGGATGACATACAACTATTTCTCTGCCATTACTGTTGTGGAGGTCCTACCTTCATTCACATAGAAAGCGTCCAAAAGGGACAGGGCACCAGCGAATTTGAATCTGCTGGATCTGAAGCCCCACAGATCTCCTGAGGATCCTGATCTGGTTAGCGAAATTAGACAAAACCACTGACCCCGTTCCCATCTTGGGTCTGCCACCCACTCCTGCTTGACCCCACTTAGGATTctcactgggtggctttgggGTAGTCAATTATCTCTTCCTCACAGGGTTAAACTGTGAGGGTTGTGGTACGGATGAAACCGGGTGGGGGGTGAGACTGAAGGGACCACCTAACATTAAGAGTTGCCAACCTCTTTGGGCCGgttggcacatttggaatttttagAAAGATCCCTTGGCAACCATCACAAAATGGTGCCATTTTGTAGGTGTGGCATAACACCAAATGCCTACCTACCCCATAAAAAAGAGGCAGGACCACAAAATGATGCAACATACCGTACCTCTGCACCCATTGCTTCATCAGTGGGAAAAGGTACATACAGAAAGCAGCTCTTTGTACCTCTTCTCTGTTCAGAAGGGATGGGAGAATGGGTGCT from Lacerta agilis isolate rLacAgi1 chromosome 7, rLacAgi1.pri, whole genome shotgun sequence includes the following:
- the LOC117050184 gene encoding tigger transposable element-derived protein 1-like produces the protein MDKSCKGKRTIKRATIEVKKQIISKHESGVRVSDLATQFGMAKSTICTILKNKEAIKGANVAKGVKTLTRQRTQTIEEVEKLLLIWIKEKQLAGDSISESIICEKALHLHAELIRNTPGTSAEGEIFKASRGWFDNFKRRSGIHSVVRHGEAASANKLVADRFVLDFKDYVESQGFIPQQVFNCDETGLFRKKMPKRTYITKEEKSLQVNSDDVEELVEDHKTELTTEELQNIPTEQQQAATEEISLEESREIVSTALIKEMCAKWAEVQSFVEKYHPDKAAVSHATNTFNDNAISHFRQILKHRQKQISTGKKLVRKRISGSEPGVSGVKKAREGTAGEESLTAIMEEDPDPSSKQ